A part of Planococcus sp. MB-3u-03 genomic DNA contains:
- a CDS encoding polyphenol oxidase family protein has translation MNRKTYIDNDSYIAGMTIKDPQTSGDNNLALHAGTHREHSLENREALLASLGHTLDELVCANQTHSKHFRKVTRADAGKGARILDDAIADTDALYTRDTGLVLSSFAADCVPVTFYHVTEELVGAVHSGWQGTVKELVPHLFAHLTANENCAPEGFRVQIGMSLSQEKFEVDEDVYVKFKALGYADPFIEFNEETGKYHIDNQLTVKTQLERAGIPAEYIDIDRSCTFKSPDGFSYREDRQCGRHMAYIVKK, from the coding sequence TTGAACCGAAAAACATATATCGACAACGATTCCTATATCGCGGGCATGACCATAAAAGACCCGCAAACGAGCGGCGATAATAACTTGGCGCTCCACGCCGGAACCCATCGCGAGCATTCACTCGAAAACCGGGAAGCTTTGCTTGCTTCACTTGGCCACACCCTCGATGAACTTGTCTGCGCCAATCAAACCCACAGCAAGCATTTCCGAAAAGTGACCCGTGCAGATGCAGGCAAAGGCGCCCGCATTCTAGACGATGCGATTGCGGATACCGATGCGCTCTATACGCGCGATACAGGACTCGTGCTCTCGAGTTTTGCCGCTGATTGCGTGCCCGTAACTTTCTATCACGTAACGGAAGAGTTGGTCGGTGCCGTACATTCCGGATGGCAAGGAACCGTAAAGGAACTCGTGCCGCACTTGTTTGCCCATTTAACCGCCAATGAAAACTGCGCGCCGGAAGGATTCCGCGTCCAGATCGGCATGTCGCTCAGCCAGGAGAAATTTGAAGTGGATGAAGACGTCTACGTGAAATTCAAAGCACTCGGCTATGCCGACCCGTTCATCGAATTCAACGAAGAAACCGGGAAATACCATATCGACAATCAACTCACGGTCAAAACCCAGCTGGAACGCGCAGGCATTCCAGCCGAATATATCGACATCGACCGAAGCTGCACCTTCAAGAGTCCAGACGGCTTTTCCTACCGCGAAGACAGACAATGCGGCCGCCATATGGCTTATATCGTCAAGAAATAG
- a CDS encoding GNAT family N-acetyltransferase, translated as MAQAGDALEITIRSYEEKDLEHIQRLNQQQGWTGLVEKNIQTKEAWKNLNIAYVAESQDQGLIAYIRGVTDGSVSTYISELLVAQPFRGCGAGKKLLDFVHALHPDTRIDLLASSSSSSFYEGNGFQPFYGFRKSLRK; from the coding sequence ATGGCACAGGCAGGGGATGCGCTGGAGATTACGATCCGAAGCTACGAAGAAAAAGATTTGGAGCACATCCAACGGTTGAACCAACAACAAGGATGGACAGGTCTGGTGGAGAAAAATATCCAAACAAAAGAAGCGTGGAAAAACTTGAACATCGCTTATGTGGCAGAATCACAAGACCAGGGGCTCATAGCTTATATAAGAGGAGTCACCGACGGCTCTGTCAGCACGTATATTAGCGAACTGCTTGTAGCTCAACCCTTTAGAGGATGCGGGGCTGGGAAAAAGTTACTGGATTTTGTGCACGCGTTGCACCCAGATACAAGAATCGATCTTCTAGCCTCCAGCTCGTCGAGTTCTTTTTACGAAGGCAATGGGTTCCAGCCTTTTTATGGATTCAGAAAATCACTTCGCAAATAA
- a CDS encoding SRPBCC family protein, whose amino-acid sequence MARAHQSIFIQAPIDEVFQFAKKPGNWTSFYNHLSKPERIEGTGEAGTEVETVFSIVGLRFPVTINVVRCERSGEEGFWEGIITGSFIAHQKSHYRSMEGGTEAVFELEIDLPDSAFDRFTERLVYDRLEKNTLRHTLENLKATCELER is encoded by the coding sequence ATGGCTCGTGCCCATCAAAGCATATTCATCCAAGCGCCGATCGACGAAGTGTTCCAGTTCGCCAAGAAACCCGGAAACTGGACGAGTTTTTACAATCATTTATCTAAACCGGAAAGAATCGAAGGCACCGGCGAAGCAGGCACTGAAGTCGAGACGGTATTTTCCATTGTCGGCTTGCGCTTCCCGGTGACAATCAATGTGGTGCGCTGTGAACGCAGTGGCGAGGAAGGATTTTGGGAAGGCATCATCACCGGCAGCTTTATCGCCCACCAAAAGAGCCATTACCGTTCGATGGAAGGCGGAACGGAAGCGGTCTTCGAACTGGAAATCGATCTGCCCGACAGCGCTTTCGACCGTTTTACCGAGCGATTGGTCTACGACCGGCTGGAGAAGAACACACTTCGCCATACGCTTGAAAATCTCAAAGCGACTTGTGAATTGGAGCGGTGA
- a CDS encoding DEAD/DEAH box helicase encodes MYDIITQKKGAAMEFWISDKHIRKLCGQAAYKKGQAFQMAGKVNITEANDQSITAIVEGRSSFYVELTRSQAGTIHAECSCPPVGFIHTYCHHIAAVMIAAEELGQRERPLAEQMFGLFEEDDKPSARLHRFDRRVPYHVEAAIRSGGKEQLVLTFRSGTAILKNVRDPLRFVSALSNGQYEETAAIPYDPSRHALEQPVLELLQVLDKSNPQPDENGKLLVSASDWERLLPLLREITHAKFENPLGEVLPFHVTDTLPVSFRLDHGTSGYRLIVRGLERFQIFPKYGVALTEESIVQPASADMKRLSGLQELMQGAGEELAVEESQVAHMMKVVLPGLEKLGPVIVTEKAIEKIGETPLRAKLYLDRVRSRLLAGLEFHYGQLIINPCEEPDGTYRQYPGVFRQLEKERAIMDLMASGRLTKTDGGFYLQDEEAEYDFLYDTVPLLEEWLEVYATTSVKMRIQKTLPGPKIRVNLPKDRTDWLEFRFDLGGIPEEELRGIIRAIREKKRYFRIPNGTLMSLETPGMAAFEEYLAVMNIDEDNFERVQRIPLLEGMRLAGSLEQHELSETGTEFARLLKELHHPWTQSQQLPAHFEGILRDYQKRGFSWFRLLAKYGFGGILADEMGLGKTVQSIAFVQSVLEDIRKSDEPALIVAPSSLMYNWQAEFERFAPEIQTVIVDGPKAKRTQALKEPGDVYITSYPALRMDRGAYKDWTFHTIFFDEAQAFKNPATQTAKAVKELNARHRFALTGTPIENSLDELWSIFHVVFPALLPDRSQFAELRNADIAKRVRPFLLRRTKAEVLGEVPQKIERIEHSELHEEQKKLYTAYLAELRHEALKHLRDNSMRKNRIRILAGLTRLRQLCCHPSLFVEDYSGGSAKFEQLLEILEEARLTGRRVLVFSQFTGMLNIIGQSLLRSGRSYFYLDGSTPPKERVELCDRFNEGEEDLFLISLKAGGTGLNLTGADTVILYDLWWNPAVEQQAADRAHRMGQKREVQVLRLVAKGTIEEKMYDLQLRKQDLVDEMIQSGSEAVQSMSEEDIREILMI; translated from the coding sequence ATGTACGACATCATCACGCAGAAGAAAGGGGCCGCTATGGAATTTTGGATCAGCGATAAACATATCCGCAAATTATGCGGCCAGGCTGCCTATAAAAAAGGCCAAGCGTTTCAAATGGCCGGAAAAGTCAATATCACAGAAGCCAATGACCAGTCCATAACAGCTATTGTCGAAGGGCGCAGCTCATTCTACGTCGAGCTAACCCGTTCACAAGCCGGGACCATTCATGCAGAATGCAGCTGCCCGCCTGTCGGATTCATCCATACATATTGCCATCACATTGCAGCGGTGATGATCGCCGCGGAAGAGCTTGGCCAACGGGAGCGTCCACTAGCTGAGCAGATGTTCGGCTTGTTTGAAGAAGACGACAAGCCTTCTGCCCGGCTGCATCGCTTCGACCGGCGCGTGCCGTATCACGTGGAAGCAGCCATACGCAGTGGAGGCAAAGAGCAATTGGTACTGACGTTCCGGAGCGGCACGGCCATCTTGAAAAATGTAAGGGATCCCCTGCGTTTCGTCTCGGCCCTGTCGAATGGCCAATACGAGGAGACCGCAGCGATTCCATACGACCCAAGCCGCCATGCACTCGAACAACCGGTCCTGGAGCTGCTTCAAGTGCTCGATAAAAGCAATCCCCAGCCGGATGAAAACGGAAAATTGCTCGTTTCCGCAAGCGATTGGGAGCGCTTGTTGCCATTGTTGCGCGAAATAACGCATGCCAAATTTGAAAATCCACTCGGGGAAGTGCTGCCATTTCACGTAACGGATACACTGCCAGTGTCGTTTCGACTAGACCACGGCACTAGCGGATACCGCTTGATCGTCCGTGGTTTGGAGCGTTTTCAAATTTTTCCGAAGTACGGCGTCGCCTTGACGGAAGAATCGATTGTCCAGCCGGCCAGTGCCGATATGAAGCGTCTCTCAGGCTTGCAGGAATTGATGCAAGGGGCAGGCGAGGAGCTGGCGGTCGAGGAAAGCCAAGTCGCCCATATGATGAAAGTCGTCTTGCCGGGGCTGGAAAAGCTCGGGCCGGTCATCGTGACTGAAAAGGCGATTGAGAAAATCGGGGAAACGCCGCTGCGCGCGAAACTGTATCTCGATCGCGTGCGCAGCCGACTGCTTGCAGGACTTGAATTTCATTACGGACAGCTCATCATCAATCCGTGCGAAGAGCCCGACGGAACATACCGGCAGTATCCTGGTGTGTTCCGCCAGCTCGAAAAAGAACGGGCCATCATGGACTTGATGGCGTCGGGGCGGCTGACGAAAACGGACGGCGGTTTCTATCTCCAGGACGAAGAAGCGGAATATGATTTCCTTTACGATACGGTGCCGCTGCTCGAAGAATGGCTCGAGGTCTATGCGACAACTTCGGTGAAAATGCGCATCCAAAAAACCTTGCCGGGGCCGAAAATCCGTGTCAATCTGCCGAAAGACCGGACCGATTGGCTGGAGTTCCGCTTTGATCTCGGGGGCATACCGGAAGAAGAATTACGGGGGATTATCCGCGCCATTCGGGAGAAAAAGCGCTATTTTCGCATCCCTAACGGTACGTTAATGTCGCTTGAAACTCCGGGCATGGCGGCGTTTGAGGAGTATTTGGCTGTCATGAACATCGATGAAGATAATTTTGAACGCGTTCAGCGCATTCCGCTGCTGGAAGGCATGCGGCTTGCCGGGAGCCTCGAACAGCACGAATTATCGGAGACAGGGACGGAATTTGCGCGCTTGCTGAAAGAGCTGCACCATCCGTGGACGCAATCACAACAATTGCCGGCGCATTTTGAAGGCATTTTAAGGGATTATCAAAAACGCGGCTTCAGCTGGTTCCGTTTGCTGGCGAAGTACGGATTCGGCGGCATATTGGCAGATGAGATGGGACTCGGAAAAACCGTCCAGAGCATCGCTTTTGTGCAATCGGTGCTGGAAGACATCCGCAAGAGCGATGAACCGGCGCTGATCGTTGCGCCTTCTTCGCTCATGTACAATTGGCAAGCCGAATTCGAGCGCTTTGCACCGGAGATCCAGACGGTCATCGTCGACGGCCCGAAAGCAAAGCGGACGCAAGCCTTGAAAGAGCCCGGTGATGTGTATATCACTTCTTATCCGGCGCTGCGGATGGACCGGGGGGCATATAAAGATTGGACCTTCCATACGATTTTCTTCGATGAAGCGCAAGCTTTTAAAAATCCGGCGACTCAAACCGCCAAAGCCGTGAAAGAGCTGAACGCACGGCATCGGTTCGCGCTCACTGGGACGCCGATTGAAAACTCGCTCGATGAATTGTGGTCGATTTTCCACGTCGTCTTTCCGGCGCTGCTTCCGGACCGCAGCCAGTTTGCGGAACTGCGCAACGCCGATATCGCCAAGCGCGTGCGGCCGTTCCTGTTGCGCCGGACGAAAGCGGAAGTGCTTGGGGAAGTGCCGCAAAAGATCGAGCGCATCGAACATTCCGAACTCCACGAAGAGCAGAAGAAACTGTACACGGCGTATCTCGCGGAACTGCGTCATGAAGCCTTGAAGCATCTGCGCGACAATAGCATGCGCAAAAACCGCATCCGCATTCTTGCGGGACTGACGCGTCTGCGGCAATTATGCTGCCACCCATCATTGTTTGTGGAAGACTACTCCGGTGGCTCGGCGAAGTTCGAGCAATTGCTGGAAATCCTGGAAGAGGCGCGCTTGACCGGCCGCCGTGTGCTGGTGTTCTCACAGTTTACGGGCATGCTCAATATCATCGGCCAGTCGCTCTTGCGCTCAGGAAGGTCGTATTTCTATTTAGATGGCTCGACGCCGCCAAAAGAGCGCGTGGAATTATGCGACCGCTTTAACGAAGGCGAGGAGGACCTGTTTTTGATTTCCTTGAAAGCGGGCGGGACCGGGCTCAATTTGACGGGGGCCGATACGGTCATCCTGTATGATTTGTGGTGGAACCCGGCCGTCGAACAGCAGGCAGCGGACCGAGCACACCGGATGGGGCAGAAGCGGGAAGTGCAAGTGCTGCGTTTAGTGGCGAAAGGAACGATTGAAGAGAAGATGTACGACCTGCAGCTGCGCAAGCAGGATTTGGTGGATGAGATGATCCAATCCGGTTCAGAAGCCGTGCAATCGATGAGTGAAGAGGACATTCGGGAGATTTTGATGATTTGA
- a CDS encoding NUDIX hydrolase, producing the protein MEPEKILEKVKGRVPEVLGNRDFSKYAILLPLIEKEDGVHILFEVRSFEMRRQPGEICFPGGRIDHGDEDEEETALRETMEELGIRKEAISNVFPLDYIVSPFGMIVYSFAGFIDPDTDFKPNPPEVDSVFTVPLKFFLENEPRVYRIDFDIQPEESFPYDLIAGGENYSWRARQVDEFFYLYEDRVIWGLTAKILMHFMELIR; encoded by the coding sequence ATGGAACCGGAAAAGATTTTGGAAAAAGTCAAAGGGCGGGTGCCTGAAGTACTCGGCAACCGGGATTTCTCGAAATATGCGATTCTTCTCCCATTGATTGAAAAAGAAGACGGCGTCCATATCCTGTTTGAAGTGCGTTCGTTTGAAATGAGGCGCCAGCCTGGGGAGATTTGTTTTCCGGGTGGGCGCATCGATCACGGGGATGAAGATGAGGAAGAAACAGCTTTGCGTGAAACGATGGAAGAGCTTGGCATCCGCAAAGAGGCGATCAGCAATGTGTTTCCGCTCGATTACATCGTCTCGCCGTTTGGCATGATTGTCTATTCGTTTGCGGGCTTTATCGATCCTGACACGGATTTTAAGCCGAATCCGCCTGAAGTCGACAGCGTCTTCACGGTGCCGCTGAAGTTTTTCCTTGAAAACGAGCCGCGCGTGTACCGCATTGATTTCGATATTCAGCCGGAGGAAAGTTTTCCGTATGACTTGATTGCCGGCGGCGAAAACTACAGCTGGCGTGCGCGGCAAGTGGATGAATTCTTCTATTTATACGAAGACCGCGTCATTTGGGGATTAACGGCAAAGATTCTCATGCATTTCATGGAATTGATCCGCTGA
- a CDS encoding ECF transporter S component, protein MQKTTTYSSSKTYDLIITSMLIALVFVATMLLNIRLPIAANGGLVHLGTTMLFTAALLFGPKKGAIAGAVGMGLFDLVSGWTLWAPITIIARGLQGYLVGKIAWSGGRGGESLGFNILAAALSIPVMVAIYYIGEAIIFSSWIIPAASIPGNLVQNAVGLALAIPVVAALKKTPYFRN, encoded by the coding sequence ATGCAAAAAACTACGACTTATTCCAGTTCCAAAACCTATGATTTGATCATCACTTCGATGCTCATCGCACTTGTTTTTGTGGCAACGATGTTGCTCAACATCCGCCTGCCGATTGCGGCAAATGGCGGACTGGTCCACCTTGGCACGACGATGCTGTTCACGGCAGCCCTGTTGTTCGGGCCGAAAAAAGGCGCCATCGCCGGAGCAGTCGGAATGGGGCTCTTCGATTTAGTATCAGGCTGGACGCTATGGGCACCGATCACCATCATCGCACGCGGCTTGCAAGGCTACCTGGTCGGGAAAATCGCCTGGTCGGGCGGGCGCGGCGGCGAAAGCCTTGGATTCAACATCCTGGCTGCGGCGCTTTCCATTCCGGTCATGGTCGCTATCTACTATATCGGTGAAGCGATTATCTTCAGCAGCTGGATCATTCCGGCAGCCTCCATTCCAGGAAACCTGGTGCAAAACGCAGTCGGATTGGCACTCGCCATTCCAGTTGTTGCAGCGTTGAAGAAAACACCTTACTTCAGAAATTAA